GCATAGGCAATTTCATAACATGCTTAAATAAGTCCATTCTTATGTTATGGGTTATCTTTTGACCCATATAGTTGGTAATATAGACTTGAAGGTAAACAGCTCCAAACATGGCTATCAATACAAGCAACATGTAAATGACAATTTTAGTGAGCCCATTGAGATCTGAGACCCTAAGTTCTTTTAATGTTTCCGGGCTTACACTATAACTGCTTTCGCCATCAGTGATCACATAGCTTCCATCTTCTAATTGCTTTAAGCGAAAGGCTCCTTCCGGGTCGTTTGTTATGGTAAATTCACCGTTTGCAGTTTCAACTGAATAAGCATGGTCTGCATTCATGTAGTCATCAATAGCAACTTTGGTGAGATATGGGAAAACAAGATCCAGACCAGCAGAAGCAAAAATCAAGATAATACCCAGAACGAACAGCCAGGTATATGGCTTTACATATTTCCATAACCTCTTAATTATCGACCAATCTTCGACCTTGTGTTTGCTTTCAGTTTCAGCATAAACACTTTGAGGCATGTTATTCCTCCTCTAATTTCTCTTCGAGCAACTGCCGTTCATACATTCTCTTGTATAAACCGCCCTTTTCCATCAGAGTGTCATGGGCACCGCTTTCGATTATTTCACCATCATGCAACACGTAAATTATGTCAGCATCTCTCACGGCTTTTAGCCTATGAGAAATGACGATAACTGTTCTTAAATCGATTCCTTCTCTGAGGGAAGAAATGATTTTAAGCTCCGTTTCTGTGTCCACTGCGGAGAGGCAGTCGTCAAGAATGACAATCGGGGCCTTTTTCAAGAGTGCTCTGGCAATTGCGATGCGTTGCTTCTGCCCTCCTGAAAGAGTTACACCCCTTTCTCCAACCATTGTTTCATAGCCTTCAGGGAAGTCATTCTCTATGTCGGAATGGATTGCCGCAATAGAAGCATAGCGAATGATTTCCTCATCAGATGCGTTTTCGACCCCAAAAGCAATGTTGTTCTTAACTGTTTCTGAAAAAAGGAATGTCTCCTGAGGAACATATGCGATATTTTCCCGCAAAACGGCTGGGTCAATGCGGTTTATGTCTTTTCCGTCAATAAAAACCTTTCCTTCGGGAATCGGGTATAAGCGTGTCAAAATCTTCGCAAGTGTAGATTTTCCTGAACCCGTTGTTCCGACTATTGCAATCTTGCTTCCAGCCGGAATATGAAGATAAACATCTTTCAGAACGGCATCTTTGCTGTTTGGATATTTGAAAGTAAGTCTGTTAATTTCTATGTCTCCGGTAAGTTTTTCAACCTTTGCAGGATCTTTGGTAATGATATCGGTTTCTTCATTAAGCAATTCCTTCAGACGGCTATAAGAAGCGCGACCACGCTGTATAATATTAATTAGCCACCCGGTAGCCATCATTGGCCATATGAGCATACCAAGATAGGTGGTGAAAGTAACAAATTCCCCCAGGGTCAGCTGCCCGGTGATCACTGCTCTTCCACCGAAAGACATTGCAATAACATAACCAATAGACGCGAGCAATTGAATAAGCGGGAAAAACATACCCCAAACACGGATTAGCGAGATATTTTTTTGAACATAGTCGTCGGATTTTGCATACATCATCTCATATCTTGATTTTTCCTGTCCATAGCTTTTTATAACCCTTATCCCGGAAACGCTTTCCTCGGCAGAATCTGTCATTACCGCAAAAGCAGCCTGAACCTTTTTGAAACGCGTATGTATTAATCTTCCAAAAAAAGCGGAAATCAAAGCAAGAGGTGGTAAAGGAATTATAACAATCCATGTGAGCTTCCAGCTTATCAAAGAACCCATTGCAAATACAGTTACCAGAGTCATAAATATGGCATCCACAGACATCACTATTGCAGGACCCATTGCTCTCCTGACAGCCGCCACATCATTCGTAAAGCGTGCCATCAATTCACCGACTTTAATGCGGTCGTAAAAGCTTGCTGGTAAAGACAATAATTTTTCAAATAACACTTTTTTTGAGTAATACTCAAAGCGTCTTGCACTGCCCATGATGAAAATTCTCCAGAAAAACCTGGAAATAAATATCCCGAGGGAAACGCCAATTATTGCGTATAAAGATGTTTTTAGGACGCTAATATCTTCCACGCCGGTCTTTAGCCTATCGATAATATTTCCAATTATTCTGGGGGATACAAGCTGAAGCAAATCAACCAGTATAACAAAAGACGCCCCCATCAAATACATCCACCAATATCGGCGTATAAAACTTTTTATCAGATTTACCACCCCATTGGTAAGTTTAGCTTACTAATTTTAGCATACGAAGAATTCATTTTCTTTAACAATTTTACCATCTATGATGTTATTATTAGGCATGGTGAGCTTATGAAAAAACTGTTGGTAATTGGAGTGTGCATGCTTTTGACATCAGCAGGATTTGCGTTATCCGAAAGCTGGTTAAATGAAAAAATAGGCCTTGTACTTTCCGGAGGCGGAGGACGGGGTGCTTATGAAATAGGCGTCTGGAAAGCCCTGAGTGATCTTAATATTCATGTTGGCGGCATTTACGGTACATCAGTGGGTTCAATAAATGCTGCAGGAATTCTTATGGGTGATTTTAA
The genomic region above belongs to Kosmotoga arenicorallina S304 and contains:
- a CDS encoding ABC transporter ATP-binding protein — its product is MGASFVILVDLLQLVSPRIIGNIIDRLKTGVEDISVLKTSLYAIIGVSLGIFISRFFWRIFIMGSARRFEYYSKKVLFEKLLSLPASFYDRIKVGELMARFTNDVAAVRRAMGPAIVMSVDAIFMTLVTVFAMGSLISWKLTWIVIIPLPPLALISAFFGRLIHTRFKKVQAAFAVMTDSAEESVSGIRVIKSYGQEKSRYEMMYAKSDDYVQKNISLIRVWGMFFPLIQLLASIGYVIAMSFGGRAVITGQLTLGEFVTFTTYLGMLIWPMMATGWLINIIQRGRASYSRLKELLNEETDIITKDPAKVEKLTGDIEINRLTFKYPNSKDAVLKDVYLHIPAGSKIAIVGTTGSGKSTLAKILTRLYPIPEGKVFIDGKDINRIDPAVLRENIAYVPQETFLFSETVKNNIAFGVENASDEEIIRYASIAAIHSDIENDFPEGYETMVGERGVTLSGGQKQRIAIARALLKKAPIVILDDCLSAVDTETELKIISSLREGIDLRTVIVISHRLKAVRDADIIYVLHDGEIIESGAHDTLMEKGGLYKRMYERQLLEEKLEEE